A genomic window from Gossypium hirsutum isolate 1008001.06 chromosome D10, Gossypium_hirsutum_v2.1, whole genome shotgun sequence includes:
- the LOC107915773 gene encoding mRNA cap guanine-N7 methyltransferase 2: MSGYPVPVPVPVPRAESIHHKLYEFAKTALIKIFVHPYATVCDLYCGGGADAEKWDGAQISHYVGIDVVSSGINEVREAWESQRKSFTSEFFEADPCTDNLETLLQEKDIQADLVCCLQHLQLRFETEDKARRLLSNVSFLLKPGGYFFGITPDSSTIWAKYQKNVEAYHNRSSSMKPNIVPNCIRSENYMITFEIEEEKFPLFGKKYQLKFSSDVAAETHCLVHFPSLIRLAREAGLEYVEIQNLTEFYDDNKSLFAGMMMNAGPNLLDPRGRLLPRSYDVLGLYTTFIFQKPDPDVVPPLATPLLPDSSYDNDESQWEGAGWGEDEMNGQAEQPPPPPPPPSAPAPAPAPTPAPPPPPHGLGKISEQKGILGPGPADLRFSEAL; the protein is encoded by the exons ATGAGTGGGTATCCAGTACCAGTACCAGTACCAGTACCCAGAGCCGAGTCGATTCACCATAAACTCTACGAGTTCGCTAAAACCGCCCTCATCAAAATCTTTGTCCATCCATATGCCACC gtCTGCGACTTGTATTGCGGCGGCGGAGCTGATGCGGAGAAATGGGATGGAGCTCAAATCAGTCATTATGTTGGAATTG ATGTTGTGTCATCTGGGATAAATGAAGTGAGGGAAGCATGGGAGAGTCAGCGCAAAAGCTTCACTTCTGAGTTCTTTGAGGCTGATCCTTGCACC GATAATTTGGAAACCCTGTTGCAAGAGAAGGACATTCAGGCTGATCTTGTCTGTTGCTTGCAGCATTTGCAG TTAAGATTTGAAACTGAAGACAAAGCAAGGAGACTTCTAAGTAATGTGTCATTTTTGTTGAAACCAGGGGGTTATTTTTTCGGTATTACTCCTGACTCATCTACCATATG GGCAAAGTACCAGAAGAATGTTGAAGCATACCACAACAGAAGTAGCAGCATGAAGCCCAACATCGTTCCCAATTGCATTCGGTCTGAGAATTACATGATCACCTTTGAAATTGAGGAAGAGAA GTTTCCGTTGTTTGGAAAGAAATACCAGTTGAAATTCTCGAGTGATGTTGCTGCTGAGACCCATTGCTTGGTTCATTTTCCAAGTTTAATCAG GTTGGCTAGAGAAGCTGGTCTTGAATATGTGGAGATTCAAAACTTAACTGAATTTTACGATGATAACAA ATCACTGTTTGCAGGCATGATGATGAATGCAGGTCCAAATCTTCTTGATCCACGAGGGCGACTTCTTCCTCGATCTTACGATGTTTTAG GTCTCTATACAACATTTATATTTCAAAAACCTGATCCAGATGTTGTCCCCCCACTTGCAACCCCATTATTGCCAGACAGTAGTTATGACAATGATGAG AGCCAGTGGGAAGGGGCTGGGTGGGGAGAAGATGAGATGAATGGACAAGCAGAGCagccacctccacctccacctccaccatCGGCTCCAGCTCCAGCTCCAGCTCCGACTCCGGCTCCACCACCTCCACCTCATGGACTAGGGAAGATAAGTGAGCAGAAGGGGATTTTGGGTCCTGGTCCAGCAGATTTGCGTTTCTCTGAAGCACTTTGA